In Sulfitobacter albidus, the following proteins share a genomic window:
- a CDS encoding NUDIX domain-containing protein — translation MTTLFFYGTLRHLPLLEIVLGRRVDPGDVTPATLPRHAARGVAEGPFPTLIVEEGSRARGLRVQNLTEQDIARLDFYEGGFDYDLVDVTLTGGLGARVYVSPPGIWTPTDPWDLDDWVARWAEMSCHAAREVMGYFGQRDRAQIAARFGQIRTRAWSKVLAGAQAPRQGTLKGRVDVADSRRPYLGFFGVEEADLRHSLFGGGMSAQVERSWLVGADAAIVLPYDPARDRVMVVEQMRVGPLGRGDAELWQLEPIAGRIDPGETPQEAAHREAQEEAGLSLRALEPVAECYASPGTTTDFFHIFVGLADLPDDATGIGGHLAEQEDIRSHIMGFPDFLAMAERRATANAPLTLLAYWLAHHRTRLRSAQGVAR, via the coding sequence ATGACAACGCTTTTCTTCTACGGGACGTTGCGGCACCTGCCGCTACTGGAAATCGTGCTGGGCCGCAGGGTGGATCCCGGCGACGTGACGCCTGCCACGCTGCCCCGGCACGCCGCACGCGGGGTCGCCGAAGGGCCGTTCCCGACACTGATTGTCGAAGAGGGCAGTCGGGCGCGGGGCCTGCGGGTGCAGAACCTCACAGAGCAGGACATCGCGCGGCTCGATTTCTACGAGGGCGGGTTCGACTATGATCTGGTAGATGTCACCCTGACGGGCGGGCTGGGTGCGCGGGTCTATGTCTCGCCGCCGGGGATCTGGACACCGACCGACCCGTGGGATCTGGACGATTGGGTCGCACGCTGGGCCGAGATGAGCTGCCATGCCGCGCGCGAGGTGATGGGCTATTTTGGGCAGCGCGACCGCGCTCAGATCGCCGCGCGCTTTGGCCAGATCCGCACACGGGCGTGGTCAAAGGTGCTGGCGGGCGCACAGGCGCCGCGACAGGGCACGCTGAAGGGCCGGGTGGACGTGGCCGACAGCCGACGCCCCTACCTCGGCTTTTTCGGTGTCGAGGAAGCGGACCTGAGGCACAGCCTTTTTGGCGGCGGAATGTCGGCGCAGGTCGAACGCTCCTGGCTGGTGGGTGCGGACGCGGCGATCGTGCTGCCTTACGATCCCGCGCGCGACAGGGTGATGGTCGTCGAGCAGATGCGCGTGGGGCCACTGGGGCGCGGCGACGCGGAGCTGTGGCAGCTCGAACCCATCGCCGGGCGCATCGATCCGGGCGAGACCCCGCAAGAGGCCGCGCACCGCGAGGCGCAGGAGGAGGCGGGCCTGAGCCTGCGCGCGCTTGAACCGGTGGCCGAATGCTATGCCAGCCCCGGCACGACGACGGATTTCTTTCACATCTTCGTGGGGCTTGCCGATCTGCCCGACGACGCGACGGGCATCGGTGGCCATCTGGCCGAGCAGGAGGATATCCGCTCTCATATCATGGGTTTCCCGGATTTTCTGGCAATGGCGGAACGGCGCGCGACGGCCAATGCGCCGCTGACCC
- a CDS encoding DUF2182 domain-containing protein translates to MPHLLRSTLWLGFFGLILVAWWMMVVMSTDMGLDLLGRPDAMAEAMRRMDPRMDMKMPMAEFGPLAAMWAAMMAAMMLPTLVPTLRAYEDLMRSANGTRAGWLGVIAGYFAVWVGFALVLAGVQLALLFGGVIDMLGIATSRWFAAALLLAVGLYQFTRAKEICHGVCHAPAMYFLGHWRTGFAGGARMGLGLGAFCVGCCWGFMALGFAGGVMNLAWMGLATFFMVLEKLPQIGHYVTKPMGFALILGACAVAGWPVISGG, encoded by the coding sequence ATGCCCCATCTCCTCCGCTCGACGCTTTGGCTCGGCTTTTTTGGCCTGATCCTTGTGGCGTGGTGGATGATGGTGGTGATGAGCACCGATATGGGCCTTGATCTGCTGGGCCGTCCCGATGCGATGGCCGAGGCGATGCGCCGGATGGACCCGCGCATGGACATGAAGATGCCGATGGCCGAATTCGGCCCGCTGGCGGCGATGTGGGCGGCGATGATGGCCGCGATGATGCTGCCCACGCTCGTGCCCACGCTGCGCGCCTACGAAGATCTGATGCGCAGTGCCAATGGCACGCGGGCAGGGTGGCTGGGCGTGATCGCGGGCTATTTTGCCGTCTGGGTCGGCTTTGCGCTGGTGCTGGCGGGGGTGCAACTGGCACTCCTGTTCGGCGGGGTGATCGACATGCTGGGTATTGCCACCTCGCGCTGGTTTGCCGCCGCGCTGCTGCTGGCCGTGGGCCTCTACCAGTTCACCCGCGCGAAAGAGATCTGCCACGGCGTCTGCCACGCGCCTGCGATGTATTTTCTGGGCCATTGGCGCACCGGATTTGCGGGCGGGGCGCGCATGGGGCTTGGCCTTGGTGCGTTTTGCGTCGGCTGCTGCTGGGGCTTCATGGCGCTGGGATTTGCGGGCGGGGTGATGAACCTTGCGTGGATGGGGCTGGCGACCTTTTTCATGGTGCTGGAAAAACTGCCGCAAATCGGACATTACGTGACAAAACCAATGGGGTTTGCCCTGATCCTCGGCGCCTGTGCCGTGGCGGGCTGGCCTGTCATCTCGGGAGGATAA
- a CDS encoding TrgA family protein, which yields MPTAASLVAAICLAILGYVLSDLIRPLMPEGTDFGLFNYVNALIGACVGWVVMGKRAGRGLVNAINNGLTGTAVLFIWGLGVHSAYEMFRLAMRNRYDGAMEALTAIFIIASEFGLMIATVPVIGTAVVGGTLTGILTDEAKKRWR from the coding sequence ATGCCCACCGCCGCAAGCCTCGTCGCCGCGATCTGCCTCGCGATCCTTGGCTATGTCCTGTCGGATCTGATCCGACCGTTGATGCCCGAGGGCACGGATTTTGGCCTGTTCAACTACGTGAACGCGTTGATCGGCGCCTGCGTGGGCTGGGTCGTGATGGGCAAACGCGCCGGGCGCGGGCTGGTCAATGCGATCAACAACGGGCTGACGGGCACGGCGGTTCTCTTCATCTGGGGGCTGGGGGTGCATTCGGCCTACGAGATGTTCCGCCTTGCGATGCGCAACCGCTACGATGGCGCGATGGAGGCGCTGACCGCGATCTTCATCATCGCGTCCGAATTCGGTCTGATGATCGCGACCGTGCCGGTGATCGGTACGGCTGTGGTGGGCGGGACGCTCACCGGGATCCTGACCGACGAGGCCAAGAAACGCTGGCGGTGA
- a CDS encoding SspB family protein, with protein sequence MSRTIDYGNLMHDAMRSLIRRVLLDVADNGLPGAHHFFITFDTSHPDAELADWLSDRYPGEMTVVMQHWYDNLEVGEDGFAITLNFGDAPEPLYIPYDAIRTFVDPSVEFGLRFEQQEEDAADTASRKVQDLPQTEAEELEVEEAPEKAAEIVSLDSFRKT encoded by the coding sequence ATGAGCCGAACCATCGACTATGGCAATCTGATGCACGATGCCATGCGCAGCCTGATCCGGCGGGTGTTGCTGGATGTGGCGGATAACGGTCTGCCCGGGGCGCATCACTTTTTCATCACGTTTGACACCAGCCACCCCGATGCCGAACTGGCCGACTGGCTGTCCGATCGCTACCCCGGTGAGATGACGGTGGTGATGCAGCACTGGTACGACAACCTCGAGGTCGGCGAGGACGGGTTCGCCATCACGCTCAATTTCGGGGACGCGCCTGAGCCGCTTTATATTCCCTACGATGCCATCCGCACCTTTGTGGATCCCTCCGTCGAATTCGGTTTGCGGTTCGAGCAGCAGGAAGAGGACGCTGCCGATACCGCGTCCCGCAAGGTGCAGGATCTGCCCCAGACCGAGGCCGAAGAGCTTGAGGTCGAGGAAGCGCCCGAAAAGGCCGCCGAAATCGTCTCCCTCGACAGTTTTCGCAAAACATAG
- a CDS encoding FadR/GntR family transcriptional regulator codes for MKIDPDSTADLSAQIAAAIREEIVAGRLIVDQRLPSEAELADHFDVSRSSVREALKRLAAQSLIRTQRGASGGAFVNRISFEQAYAQQITTSTLLLSMNAVSFETACEARFALERSCAALSAARRLPDHLAAMRAEIHRQGQPGLTDEAFCASDVSFHRALVDGAGNPVLSYQLAGAVEAMQPLMNMITFTARDRARIVDLHTAIADAVEAQDATAVTAGLHALEAETQALAATMFAKGRDHASVRA; via the coding sequence ATGAAGATCGATCCTGATAGCACCGCCGACCTCTCGGCCCAGATCGCCGCCGCCATCCGCGAGGAAATCGTTGCGGGCCGTCTGATCGTGGATCAGCGCCTCCCGTCGGAGGCCGAGCTGGCCGATCACTTCGACGTCTCCCGCTCGTCGGTGCGCGAGGCGCTCAAACGGCTTGCCGCGCAATCGCTGATCCGCACGCAGCGTGGCGCGTCGGGCGGCGCGTTCGTCAATCGCATCTCGTTCGAACAAGCCTACGCCCAGCAGATCACCACCTCGACGTTGCTCTTGTCGATGAACGCGGTGAGTTTCGAGACCGCCTGCGAGGCGCGTTTCGCGCTGGAGCGGTCCTGCGCCGCGCTTTCGGCCGCGCGCCGCCTGCCCGACCATCTGGCCGCCATGCGCGCCGAGATCCACCGGCAGGGCCAGCCCGGATTGACCGATGAGGCATTTTGCGCCTCTGATGTCAGCTTTCATCGTGCGTTGGTGGATGGGGCCGGCAACCCGGTGCTCAGCTACCAATTGGCCGGCGCGGTGGAGGCGATGCAGCCCCTGATGAACATGATCACCTTCACCGCCCGCGACCGTGCGCGCATCGTGGACCTGCACACGGCCATCGCCGACGCGGTCGAAGCGCAGGATGCGACGGCTGTGACCGCCGGGCTACACGCGCTGGAGGCAGAGACGCAGGCGCTTGCCGCCACGATGTTCGCCAAGGGCCGCGATCACGCGTCGGTGCGGGCGTAA
- a CDS encoding DinB family protein, with protein sequence MIQKDYVLQMARYNAWQNNQLRRLIQPMGEAELRADRGAFFGSIFATLNHILWADTLWMSRFCSDVQAPAKGVDFREFAATPGEWDAMRFRLDGRMRIWAQTLSNMDLRGDLEWYSGTLERTVTQPVGLCITHMFNHQTHHRGQIHQMLGAMGAETPVSDLVFMPEDA encoded by the coding sequence GTGATCCAGAAGGATTACGTGTTGCAAATGGCGCGCTATAATGCGTGGCAAAACAATCAATTGCGGCGCTTAATTCAACCGATGGGCGAGGCGGAGCTGCGTGCCGATCGCGGCGCCTTCTTCGGCTCGATCTTTGCCACGCTCAACCACATCCTGTGGGCCGATACCCTGTGGATGAGCCGCTTTTGCAGCGATGTGCAGGCACCGGCCAAGGGCGTCGATTTCCGCGAATTTGCGGCCACGCCGGGCGAGTGGGACGCGATGCGCTTTCGTCTGGATGGGCGGATGCGGATCTGGGCGCAAACGCTGTCAAACATGGATCTGCGCGGCGATCTGGAATGGTATTCCGGCACGTTGGAGCGGACCGTCACACAGCCCGTCGGGCTGTGCATCACCCATATGTTCAACCACCAGACCCACCACCGCGGCCAGATCCACCAGATGCTGGGCGCGATGGGGGCAGAGACGCCGGTGAGCGATCTCGTTTTCATGCCGGAGGACGCCTGA
- a CDS encoding DUF1326 domain-containing protein: MATNKRADADRLPISQRIDSRMPNPKRREATPTEWAIKGELFLNCSCELFCPCVVSLGAHPPTEGHCHAWMAIAIDEGHYEGEDLGGLNVGLLVDIPGRMGEGNWKVAAYVDERASGKAYNGILQIFSGAAGGTTGLFTMLVSEIIGAERAPVQILRDGNRRSIQIGRKIAGEIEAIAGKDPEHPVMISNSKYWMGPDIIAARGLKSKVRDYGRVWDFGGKSAEICPIDWKGPKP, translated from the coding sequence ATGGCGACCAACAAACGGGCCGACGCCGACAGGCTGCCCATCAGCCAGCGCATCGACAGCCGCATGCCCAACCCCAAGCGCCGCGAAGCGACGCCGACGGAATGGGCGATCAAGGGCGAATTGTTCCTCAACTGCTCGTGCGAGCTGTTCTGCCCCTGCGTTGTCAGCCTTGGCGCGCATCCGCCCACCGAAGGGCATTGCCACGCCTGGATGGCCATCGCCATCGACGAGGGCCACTATGAGGGCGAGGACCTTGGCGGTCTGAACGTCGGGCTGCTGGTCGATATCCCCGGTCGCATGGGCGAGGGCAACTGGAAGGTTGCCGCCTATGTGGATGAACGCGCCTCCGGCAAGGCCTACAACGGCATCCTGCAGATCTTCTCCGGTGCGGCGGGCGGGACCACGGGCCTGTTCACCATGCTGGTGTCCGAGATCATCGGCGCCGAACGCGCACCGGTGCAGATCCTGCGCGACGGCAACCGCCGCTCGATCCAGATCGGCCGCAAGATCGCGGGCGAGATCGAGGCCATCGCGGGCAAGGACCCCGAGCATCCCGTCATGATCTCGAACTCCAAATACTGGATGGGCCCCGACATCATCGCCGCGCGCGGTCTGAAATCAAAAGTGCGCGACTACGGGCGCGTCTGGGACTTTGGCGGAAAATCGGCAGAGATCTGCCCGATTGACTGGAAAGGCCCCAAACCGTGA
- a CDS encoding SAM-dependent methyltransferase — protein MILTTTEGQKNLPRYFGRVFGMARDLRHGRVDFVLPDGRRFRAEGSKPGPVAELHVHSDDLFARLIREGDLGFCDAYLDGDWSTPDLQAFMDFIHHDNEEIYDGFPGMGLVRRFEQLRFWLQRNSKAQARKNISYHYDLGNDFYGLWLDETMTYSSAIFDDPQMSMEAAQTEKYKSMVDQMGVAPGDHVLEIGCGWGGFAEYAAKERGLQVTCLTISEEQFKYAVERIEKAGLSDKVTFKLQDYRDETGSYDGIASIEMFEAVGEKYWPAYFQTLYDRLKPGKQATLQIITVADRRWQVYKRGVDFIQKYIFPGGMLPSPSALRAQVEKAGLGVEKSIEFGKSYDLTLRRWHETFNEKWDQVAALGFDERFRRMWNFYLTSCAATFDSGNCDVTQITVRKPG, from the coding sequence ATGATCTTGACGACAACCGAGGGGCAGAAAAATCTGCCCCGCTATTTTGGCCGCGTCTTTGGCATGGCCCGCGATCTGCGCCACGGGCGCGTGGATTTTGTGCTGCCCGACGGGCGCCGTTTCCGCGCCGAAGGCTCCAAACCCGGCCCCGTGGCCGAGTTGCATGTGCACAGCGACGATCTGTTTGCCCGCCTCATCCGTGAGGGGGATCTGGGATTTTGTGACGCCTATCTCGATGGCGACTGGAGCACGCCGGATTTGCAGGCGTTCATGGATTTCATCCATCACGACAACGAAGAGATCTACGACGGCTTTCCGGGCATGGGCCTCGTGCGCCGGTTCGAGCAGCTGCGCTTCTGGCTGCAACGCAATTCGAAAGCGCAGGCGCGCAAGAACATCAGCTATCACTACGATCTGGGCAATGATTTCTACGGCCTCTGGCTGGACGAGACGATGACCTATTCCAGTGCGATCTTTGACGATCCGCAGATGAGCATGGAAGCCGCGCAGACCGAGAAATACAAAAGCATGGTCGATCAGATGGGCGTGGCGCCCGGCGATCATGTGCTGGAGATCGGTTGCGGCTGGGGTGGCTTTGCCGAATACGCGGCCAAAGAGCGCGGATTGCAGGTCACCTGCCTGACCATCAGCGAGGAGCAGTTTAAGTATGCGGTGGAGCGCATTGAAAAAGCAGGTCTTTCCGACAAGGTGACGTTCAAGCTGCAGGACTACCGCGACGAGACGGGCAGCTATGACGGCATCGCCAGTATCGAGATGTTCGAGGCGGTCGGCGAGAAATACTGGCCTGCCTATTTCCAGACGCTTTACGACCGGCTCAAACCCGGCAAGCAGGCGACGCTGCAGATCATCACCGTGGCCGATCGCCGCTGGCAGGTCTACAAACGCGGCGTCGATTTCATCCAGAAATACATCTTCCCCGGCGGCATGCTGCCCAGCCCCTCGGCGCTGCGCGCGCAAGTGGAAAAGGCAGGGCTTGGCGTCGAGAAATCCATCGAGTTCGGCAAAAGCTACGATCTGACGCTGCGCCGCTGGCACGAGACCTTCAACGAGAAATGGGATCAGGTGGCGGCCCTGGGCTTTGATGAGCGGTTCCGGCGGATGTGGAATTTTTACCTCACTTCCTGCGCGGCGACTTTTGACAGTGGAAATTGCGACGTTACGCAGATTACGGTGCGCAAGCCGGGCTGA
- a CDS encoding L,D-transpeptidase, translating into MRLLLIALAVLCLTVVMPQKGMANTIVAKVDVSEQTMRVYRNGKQIHKWRVSTARKGKWTPRGAWSAKWLSRHHKSSLYNDAPMPHAIFFRGNYAIHGTNQISRLGRPASAGCIRLHPSHAATLFAMTRKVGLKNMKVVVQN; encoded by the coding sequence ATGAGACTTCTTTTGATCGCCCTCGCAGTGCTGTGTTTGACTGTCGTGATGCCGCAAAAGGGCATGGCGAATACCATCGTCGCAAAGGTCGATGTGTCTGAGCAGACCATGCGCGTCTACCGCAACGGCAAGCAAATCCACAAATGGCGCGTGTCCACAGCGCGCAAGGGCAAATGGACGCCGCGCGGCGCCTGGAGCGCAAAATGGCTGTCGCGTCACCACAAATCCTCGCTGTATAACGACGCCCCGATGCCGCACGCGATCTTCTTTCGCGGCAACTATGCGATACACGGCACAAACCAGATCAGCCGACTGGGACGCCCCGCGTCCGCCGGCTGCATCCGGTTGCATCCCAGCCATGCGGCAACCCTGTTTGCGATGACCCGTAAGGTGGGGCTCAAGAACATGAAGGTCGTCGTGCAGAATTGA
- a CDS encoding cryptochrome/photolyase family protein, with protein sequence MSDTSPILLWFRRDLRLSDHPALDAACKSGRPVIPVFIRDDLVDGLGAAPKFRLGLGIEHFGGSLADKGSRLILRQGDALETLQELIAQTGAGAVYWTRAYDPDSTARDTRIKQALKDAEIDARSFGGHLMFEPWTVETKTGGFYKVYTPFWKAVKDRDVDAPLSAPGTIPAPDSWPDSDAIADWRMDAAMDRGAQIVRPFVQLGEGAAQSRLGAFLAHKVAEYDTTRDLPGVDGTSCLSENLALGEISPHQCWHAGMRALNEGKSGAETFLKELVWREFAYHLLHHTPRIATSNWREEWEAFPWNEDERLAEVKAWKQGRTGIPFVDAALREMYVTGRMHNRGRMIVASYLTKHLLCHWKIGMRWFEDCLIDWDPASNAMGWQWSAGSGPDATPYFRVFNPETQLDKFDKNRDYAGRWIAEGRANPHDDALAYFDAIPRQWGMSADDAYPDPIVKPGDGRKRALEAYENRNF encoded by the coding sequence ATGTCCGACACCAGCCCCATCCTTTTGTGGTTTCGCCGCGATCTGCGGCTTTCCGACCATCCGGCCCTCGATGCCGCGTGCAAAAGCGGTCGGCCCGTCATCCCGGTGTTCATCCGCGATGATCTGGTCGACGGGCTGGGGGCTGCGCCGAAATTCCGGCTGGGTCTGGGGATCGAACATTTTGGCGGCAGCCTTGCCGACAAGGGCAGCCGCCTGATCCTGCGCCAAGGCGATGCGCTGGAGACCCTGCAAGAGCTGATTGCGCAAACCGGGGCAGGGGCCGTCTATTGGACCCGCGCCTATGACCCCGACAGCACCGCGCGCGACACTAGGATCAAACAGGCCCTCAAGGACGCAGAGATCGACGCGCGCTCCTTCGGCGGGCATCTGATGTTTGAGCCGTGGACGGTCGAGACCAAGACCGGCGGATTTTACAAGGTCTACACGCCCTTCTGGAAAGCGGTGAAGGACCGCGATGTGGACGCACCGCTGAGCGCGCCCGGCACGATCCCCGCGCCCGACAGCTGGCCCGACAGCGACGCCATCGCCGATTGGCGGATGGACGCGGCGATGGATCGGGGGGCGCAGATCGTGCGCCCGTTCGTGCAGCTGGGCGAGGGGGCCGCGCAATCGCGGCTCGGTGCGTTTCTGGCGCACAAGGTCGCCGAGTATGACACGACCCGCGATCTGCCCGGCGTCGATGGCACCTCCTGCCTCAGCGAAAACCTCGCGCTTGGCGAGATCAGCCCGCACCAGTGCTGGCACGCGGGCATGCGCGCGCTCAACGAGGGCAAGAGCGGGGCAGAGACGTTCCTCAAGGAGTTGGTCTGGCGTGAGTTCGCCTATCATCTGCTGCACCACACCCCGCGCATCGCCACCTCCAATTGGCGCGAGGAATGGGAGGCCTTCCCCTGGAACGAGGACGAGCGACTGGCCGAGGTCAAGGCGTGGAAACAGGGGCGCACCGGCATTCCCTTCGTCGATGCCGCCCTGCGTGAGATGTACGTGACGGGCCGCATGCACAACCGCGGCCGCATGATCGTGGCCAGCTATTTGACCAAACACCTGCTGTGCCATTGGAAGATCGGCATGCGCTGGTTCGAGGACTGCTTGATCGACTGGGATCCGGCCAGCAACGCGATGGGCTGGCAGTGGTCGGCAGGCTCCGGCCCCGATGCGACACCCTATTTTCGGGTGTTCAACCCCGAAACCCAGCTGGATAAATTTGACAAGAACCGCGACTACGCCGGGCGCTGGATCGCCGAAGGGCGCGCCAACCCGCACGATGATGCACTTGCCTATTTCGACGCGATCCCCCGGCAGTGGGGCATGTCGGCGGACGACGCCTATCCCGATCCGATCGTGAAACCCGGTGACGGGCGCAAACGCGCGCTCGAAGCCTATGAAAACCGAAACTTTTAA
- a CDS encoding aminotransferase class V-fold PLP-dependent enzyme: MTLDLDFVRGHFPAFDAAPLKGQAFFENAGGSYTCRPVIDRLTRFYTERKVQPYAPYEASTLAGAEMDEARRRMAAILGVETDELSFGPSTTQNAYVLAQAFGEMMQEGEAIVVTNQDHEANTGPWRRLAARGIEVREWRIDPDTGLLDPADLEDLLDDRVRLVCFPHCSNVVGAVNPVTEITALAHAAGAFVCVDGVSYAPHGFADVGALGPDIYLFSAYKTYGPHQGLMVIRRALGALLPNQGHHFNGNTLYKRFTPAGPDHAQVAACAGMADYVDALAAHHGADGPQGVHDLMRGAEIPLLQQLLDAVKDRNSVRLIGPDRAEGRAPTVALALNRPGEEAAADLAAHGIMAGGGDFYAGRALSAMGVDMERGVLRLSFTHYTSQAEMDQLLTALDAVL, encoded by the coding sequence ATGACCCTTGATCTTGATTTTGTGCGCGGCCACTTCCCCGCCTTTGACGCAGCCCCTCTGAAGGGGCAGGCATTCTTTGAAAACGCGGGCGGCAGCTATACCTGCCGTCCGGTCATTGACCGGCTCACCCGCTTTTATACCGAACGCAAGGTGCAGCCCTACGCCCCCTATGAGGCGTCCACTCTCGCAGGGGCCGAAATGGACGAGGCGCGCCGCCGCATGGCCGCGATCCTTGGCGTTGAGACCGACGAGCTGAGCTTCGGTCCCTCGACCACGCAGAACGCCTATGTGCTGGCTCAGGCCTTCGGCGAGATGATGCAGGAGGGCGAGGCGATCGTCGTCACCAATCAGGACCACGAGGCCAATACCGGCCCATGGCGCCGCCTGGCCGCGCGGGGGATCGAGGTGCGCGAATGGCGGATTGATCCCGATACCGGCCTGCTGGATCCCGCAGACCTTGAGGATCTGCTGGACGACCGCGTGCGGCTGGTGTGCTTTCCGCATTGCTCGAATGTCGTAGGCGCGGTGAACCCGGTGACCGAGATCACGGCGCTGGCCCATGCGGCGGGCGCGTTCGTTTGTGTCGACGGGGTCAGCTACGCGCCGCACGGCTTTGCCGATGTGGGGGCGCTGGGGCCGGATATCTATCTCTTCTCCGCCTACAAGACCTACGGGCCGCATCAAGGTCTGATGGTGATCCGCCGCGCGCTGGGGGCGCTGCTGCCCAATCAGGGGCATCATTTCAACGGGAATACGCTCTATAAACGCTTCACCCCCGCCGGGCCGGATCACGCGCAGGTCGCCGCTTGTGCGGGCATGGCCGATTACGTCGACGCGCTGGCCGCACACCACGGGGCTGATGGCCCGCAGGGCGTGCATGATCTGATGCGCGGGGCCGAGATCCCGCTTCTGCAACAATTGCTCGACGCGGTGAAAGATCGCAATTCGGTGCGCCTCATCGGCCCCGACCGCGCCGAGGGGCGCGCGCCCACGGTGGCGCTTGCGCTTAACCGCCCCGGTGAAGAGGCCGCCGCCGATCTGGCCGCCCATGGCATCATGGCGGGGGGCGGTGATTTCTACGCCGGACGCGCGCTCAGCGCCATGGGCGTGGATATGGAGCGCGGCGTGCTGCGGCTGAGCTTCACGCATTACACCTCGCAGGCGGAGATGGATCAGCTGCTGACCGCGCTCGACGCGGTTTTGTGA
- a CDS encoding dimethylsulfoniopropionate demethylase: MALISPSRRLRRTPFSDGVEAAGVKAYTVYNRMLLPTVFRSVEEDYAHLKSAVQLWDVAVERQVELRGPDAARLMQMLTPRDLRGMLPGRCFYLPIVDETGGMLNDPVGLKLTEDRWWISIADSDLMLWVKGLANGYRLDVLIDEPDVSPLAVQGPKSDDLLARVFGDAVRDIRFFRFGMFEFQGRYLNIARSGYSKQGGFEIYVEGSDIAMPLWNALMEAGRDLDVHAGCPNGIERVEGGLLSYGNDMTDDNTPHECGLGRFCDTQTAIGCIGRDALLRVAKEGPVQQIRAIEIDGPKVPGCDRAWPITAKGKRVGQVTSAAWSPDHDTNVAIGMVRMTHWDEGTNVTVETHEGPREATVHENFWT, translated from the coding sequence ATGGCGCTGATTTCCCCGTCCCGCCGTCTGCGCCGCACCCCGTTTTCCGACGGGGTCGAGGCCGCAGGCGTCAAGGCCTACACGGTCTACAACCGCATGCTGCTGCCGACGGTCTTCCGCTCGGTCGAGGAGGACTATGCGCATCTGAAATCCGCGGTGCAGCTGTGGGATGTCGCGGTCGAGCGGCAGGTGGAGTTGCGCGGCCCTGACGCCGCGCGCCTGATGCAGATGCTCACCCCGCGCGATCTGCGCGGTATGTTGCCGGGGCGGTGTTTCTATCTGCCCATCGTGGACGAGACGGGCGGCATGCTCAACGATCCGGTGGGGCTGAAACTGACGGAGGATCGCTGGTGGATCTCTATCGCCGACAGTGACCTGATGCTGTGGGTCAAGGGGCTGGCCAATGGCTACCGCCTTGACGTGCTGATCGACGAGCCTGACGTGAGCCCGCTGGCCGTGCAGGGGCCAAAGTCCGACGATCTGCTGGCGCGGGTTTTTGGCGACGCGGTGCGCGACATCCGGTTCTTCCGATTTGGCATGTTTGAATTTCAGGGCCGCTATCTGAACATCGCGCGTTCGGGCTATTCCAAGCAGGGCGGGTTCGAGATTTACGTCGAAGGCTCTGATATTGCGATGCCGCTGTGGAACGCGCTGATGGAAGCCGGGCGCGATCTGGACGTGCACGCGGGCTGCCCCAACGGGATCGAGCGGGTCGAGGGCGGGCTGCTGAGCTACGGCAACGACATGACCGACGACAATACCCCGCACGAATGTGGTCTGGGCCGGTTTTGCGACACGCAGACGGCCATCGGCTGCATCGGGCGCGACGCGCTTTTGCGCGTGGCCAAGGAGGGTCCGGTGCAGCAGATCCGCGCGATTGAAATCGATGGGCCGAAGGTGCCGGGCTGCGATCGCGCCTGGCCCATCACTGCAAAGGGCAAGCGCGTGGGGCAGGTGACCTCTGCCGCGTGGTCGCCCGATCACGACACCAACGTGGCCATCGGCATGGTGCGCATGACCCACTGGGACGAAGGCACAAATGTCACGGTAGAGACCCACGAAGGCCCGCGTGAGGCCACCGTGCACGAAAACTTCTGGACCTGA